Part of the Calditerrivibrio sp. genome is shown below.
TGATTTGTTGTATACATTACATATTTTTACAACATAGTTAATAATCGGATCCTTGTGGGAAAACATCGACTTTGCTTTAAAGATCTTTCCTAACATCTTTACCCCCATAACAAATTAAATGAAATTAAGTCTTTTAGCAAGAAATTTTTTTTACATAAAATCCTATTGACTAAAAGGCCCATAAAAAGTAATAAAAAGCTATGACACAATATCAATATACTGGAAAGATTGAAGTAAGATACTCCGATTTGGACGCTTATGGCCACGTAAACCATGCTACCTACTTTACCTATTTAGAAACTGTAAGGACAAATATTTTTATCAATGAATTCGAAGAATTACTTAAAAATGATATCCATCTCATAATAGTAAGTGCAAGCTGTGACTATAAAAAGCCTATACATCTCGGGAATGATGTTTTCGTTTCTTTTTGGACTAAAGAGATAAAAAAAACATCTTTCACACTTCAATACCACATACACGATGGAAAAGGGGTAAGTTACGCTTCCGCTGAAACCACATTGGTCGCCTTTGATAATAAAAAAAAGAAACCCACACTACTACCATCTATCATAACAAACAAAATCATTACATAACAATAAAATACAAAAAACTCTTGCATTTAAAATAAAATTGCGTTATATTCAAAATATAGCCCGGCTATCTAATGCTTCATAATCCTCCCCTTTAAGAAGCTTGCCGGGATTTTTTTAAATACACCTTGGAGTAAATATTGAAAACTAAGGTTTTGGTTTTATTTAGTTTTGTTTTGTTGATATTTTTAAGTACAGGTTGTTCCACTAAAGGTTTTGTCAAAGCTGATAAGATTCA
Proteins encoded:
- a CDS encoding acyl-CoA thioesterase, whose translation is MTQYQYTGKIEVRYSDLDAYGHVNHATYFTYLETVRTNIFINEFEELLKNDIHLIIVSASCDYKKPIHLGNDVFVSFWTKEIKKTSFTLQYHIHDGKGVSYASAETTLVAFDNKKKKPTLLPSIITNKIIT